Genomic DNA from Desulfonema ishimotonii:
TCCGTTTCCATGCCCCCCCGGTTCGTTTCCTGGCTGTTTATCTGCCTGATGGCTTTCGGCATCGCAGTGCAGGTGAACATGATGACGTTCGAATCGGCCAGCAAAAAGGGGGAGCGCCGTCGCGGCTGAAACAGTCGTTCCGGTCAGCGGGCGGCCGCAAGGAACAGGCTGCGAATCAGCTCAAAATGATTGCTGTGGTTCCGGATCTTCCACCAGACATATCCGCACCGCTCAATGCTCCACGGGGGGATAAAAATCCGATTCTTTCCCCGGAGCAGGGCCTGAACATTGTCAAACCCCTTTCCGGTAAACTCGCCATTGGTTTTGCCGCCCAGCCACTCGTTTTTCGGGGCGTTTTTATCAGACCATGAAAACGGGTCTGTAAAAATGAATCGGGCCCCTCTGTGCCGGGCCACCCGGTTGACCTCTAAAAGATGCCTCAGGGGCTTTGTCACCTTGTCCAGCATGTTGAGGGAGGCCAGGGCTGAAAAGCATGAATTGGGAAACGGCAGGGCCAGGGCGTTGGCAACGATAAATTCCACCTTTTCCGATTTCCAGTGTGCCGGAAGGACGATCTCCTTCCGCTCTGTCATCTGGCCTTCGGTGATGACAGAAAAGATCACACGCCGATCGCACATCAGTTTTCTGGCCCAGCGGATGAAGGCAACAGACCGGTCGATTCCGACTGCCAGATCGCTTTTGGCACTCATTTCAAATGTAAACCGCCCCACGGCGCATCCCACGTCAAGGGCGAGGGGAGCCCCATCTTTAAGCTGCTCGGCCCACGCCAGATAGGCGTTGCTGGAATCCGGATCGCCGAAAACGGAGGCATACTGGCTCCACAGATAAGATG
This window encodes:
- a CDS encoding methyltransferase domain-containing protein, with translation MKKVLRDILICPVCLPLEHSLSCTILEADGEDIISGYLYCRGCSRKYPIEDGVAILLRDPTVSLTNFPYEEDVMISSYLWSQYASVFGDPDSSNAYLAWAEQLKDGAPLALDVGCAVGRFTFEMSAKSDLAVGIDRSVAFIRWARKLMCDRRVIFSVITEGQMTERKEIVLPAHWKSEKVEFIVANALALPFPNSCFSALASLNMLDKVTKPLRHLLEVNRVARHRGARFIFTDPFSWSDKNAPKNEWLGGKTNGEFTGKGFDNVQALLRGKNRIFIPPWSIERCGYVWWKIRNHSNHFELIRSLFLAAAR